One window of Papaver somniferum cultivar HN1 chromosome 9, ASM357369v1, whole genome shotgun sequence genomic DNA carries:
- the LOC113312419 gene encoding uncharacterized protein LOC113312419: MSTFKMPKKLIQRWISSKEAFGGGIRITKDLAGLGFRDLEMLNHALLTKLAWRICTQSDHLVTQVLKAKYFKHEEFLHINAKRYNTSWIWRGIEVGLKNLQLNCCMEMNNGKKTRIWLDNWIYGMEFKPVPNDTSHFSYVFVNELMLPYTAAWNVPLLNQLFSTEVVNRIKCMIISPDEEDEVKWKPAKDGVFTVKSAYNKLVENRVNNQAALKTVPKKTWKSLWSMNLPH; this comes from the exons ATGAGTACGTTTAAAATGCCTAAGAAGCTGATTCAGAGGTGGATAAGCAGCAAAGAAGCTTTTGGTGGGGGTATAAGAATAACAAAG GATCTAGCTGGTCTTGGCTTTAGGGACCTAGAAATGCTTAATCATGCACTTCTAACAAAATTAGCTTGGAGAATATGCACTCAAAGTGATCATTTGGTTACACAAGTCCTTAAAGCTAAGTACTTCAAACATGAAGAGTTTTTACATATAAATGCTAAAAGATATAATACTTCTTGGATCTGGAGGGGTATTGAAGTTGGTTTAAAAAATCTTCAATTGAATTGCTGCATGGAGATGAACAATGGTAAGAAGACCAGAATCTGGCTGGATAATTGGATTTATGGCATGGAATTCAAACCAGTTCCAAATGATACTTCTCATTTCTCCTATGTGTTTGTTAATGAACTGATGCTACCTTACACAGCTGCTTGGAATGTCCCACTTTTAAATCAGCTCTTCTCCACTGAGGTAGTCAACAGAATTAAATGTATGATAATATCtccagatgaagaagatgaagttaaaTGGAAACCGGCTAAAGATGGCGTCTTTACAGTCAAAAGTGCCTACAATAAGCTAGTGGAAAACAGAGTCAACAATCAAGCAGCACTAAAGACTGTCCCAAAGAAGACTTGGAAATCATTATGGAGTATGAACCTTCCACATTGA